In Leptospira sp. WS58.C1, a single genomic region encodes these proteins:
- a CDS encoding methyl-accepting chemotaxis protein, with protein sequence MNRNLELERQGEVAANYLRIFLTIVFIFGTAFGLAWKSGIQSVLGYYIGGIIAYSFIIFFSIFVMKFFGYKPWLKYATVFMEFIGYAIVQAGYFGTEDQWKPNGVLSPANYGIYFLILAGTIFRFNPRFTFITSTVLAVQFTAMSMALTILNPQLLTMGYEGMVRLRSPLVILMGVFLFAFGVTISYATKFVRRLVEEAQSAEERAIRNYTSAKEILQSSEIVAEELRKSLIDVEDVAKANEDSSRDLASMVEETSATLEEMGASIESIAKMAEQQDEFGDDTSTSIDKWKDQMVRVFEAVSFARSLGEGSAATAIEGEGTVRVALDVFSQFKGTVQEVSKILGVIQDLAGKTNLLSLNAAIEAARAGEAGKGFSVVAEEVSKLADSSSRNAKEIVKQIGALGEASDTSSEKFGELVQAFRELTAGIGSIGEALAQVGDSVDKQKSLSTEVEDKNKQIRELSKEMKNSTLEQSNGAKQILDGIEYLSKRSMEMSEITEKLRTSLERLKGTSQSLTKTLEATKLE encoded by the coding sequence ATGAATAGAAATTTGGAACTAGAACGCCAAGGGGAAGTAGCCGCAAATTATCTGCGGATCTTTTTAACGATAGTTTTTATTTTCGGAACCGCATTTGGGCTAGCCTGGAAAAGCGGGATCCAATCGGTTTTAGGTTATTATATCGGTGGAATCATCGCATATTCCTTCATAATCTTCTTTTCCATTTTTGTAATGAAGTTTTTCGGTTACAAACCTTGGTTGAAATACGCCACAGTGTTTATGGAATTTATCGGTTATGCGATAGTACAGGCCGGGTATTTTGGAACGGAAGACCAATGGAAACCGAACGGGGTGTTGAGCCCTGCAAACTACGGGATCTATTTTTTGATTTTAGCGGGAACTATTTTTAGGTTCAATCCTAGATTCACTTTTATCACTTCCACCGTCTTGGCAGTTCAATTCACCGCGATGTCTATGGCACTCACTATTCTGAACCCGCAACTTCTCACTATGGGTTATGAAGGAATGGTCCGATTGAGATCTCCTCTTGTAATTTTAATGGGAGTATTTTTATTCGCATTCGGGGTTACGATCTCCTATGCAACCAAGTTCGTAAGAAGGTTGGTAGAAGAAGCACAAAGTGCGGAAGAACGGGCGATTCGAAATTATACCTCTGCGAAGGAAATTCTGCAAAGTTCCGAAATAGTAGCGGAAGAACTTCGCAAATCTTTAATTGATGTGGAAGACGTGGCTAAAGCAAACGAAGATAGTAGCCGCGATCTTGCTAGTATGGTGGAAGAAACGTCCGCCACTTTGGAAGAGATGGGTGCGAGTATTGAATCCATCGCAAAAATGGCGGAACAACAGGATGAATTCGGAGATGATACTTCCACTTCCATCGATAAATGGAAGGACCAAATGGTCCGAGTATTCGAAGCCGTTTCCTTTGCAAGAAGCCTAGGCGAAGGTTCGGCTGCCACAGCAATCGAGGGGGAGGGCACGGTCCGAGTTGCGTTAGACGTATTCTCTCAGTTTAAGGGTACGGTCCAGGAAGTGAGTAAGATATTAGGAGTGATCCAAGATCTTGCAGGGAAAACGAATTTACTTTCTTTAAATGCAGCCATAGAGGCGGCAAGGGCGGGGGAAGCGGGAAAAGGATTCTCGGTAGTAGCGGAGGAAGTGAGTAAACTTGCGGATTCTTCCTCCAGAAACGCAAAAGAGATCGTTAAACAGATCGGAGCCTTGGGAGAAGCTTCCGATACCAGCTCCGAAAAATTCGGAGAGTTGGTCCAGGCATTCCGTGAGTTGACGGCGGGGATCGGTTCAATCGGAGAAGCTCTTGCTCAAGTAGGGGACTCGGTAGACAAACAAAAAAGTTTATCTACCGAAGTGGAGGATAAAAACAAACAGATCCGTGAACTTTCCAAAGAGATGAAAAATTCGACATTAGAACAATCGAATGGAGCTAAACAGATCTTAGATGGGATAGAATATCTGAGTAAAAGATCTATGGAAATGTCCGAGATCACGGAAAAGCTTCGAACTAGTTTGGAAAGACTAAAAGGAACTTCTCAGTCTTTGACAAAAACCTTGGAAGCAACTAAGTTGGAATAG
- a CDS encoding M48 family metallopeptidase — MNKNEFELGGVYIEVIQKEIQNLHLSVYPPDGRVRISAPKEMDIETIRIYTISKFSWIKKQQRKFKAQARETKRDYISRESHYYLGRRYLLRIFKGSTRPIIERKYSYIDLSVPPGISKMKKHTLILDWYRKELKQISEPIFNHWVNKLNLNNVEFSIRIMKTRWGSCNREKRKIWLNLELVKKPKECIEYIIVHELLHFFEKNHSPRFTALMSKYCSNWKDLREKLNRLPISHIDWEY, encoded by the coding sequence ATGAATAAAAACGAATTTGAATTGGGTGGTGTCTATATTGAGGTAATCCAGAAAGAAATTCAAAATCTCCATCTAAGTGTATATCCGCCTGACGGAAGGGTTAGAATTTCTGCCCCCAAAGAAATGGATATAGAGACCATTCGGATCTATACAATTTCAAAATTTTCCTGGATCAAGAAGCAACAGAGAAAATTCAAAGCTCAAGCCAGAGAAACGAAAAGAGACTACATCTCCAGAGAGAGTCATTATTACTTAGGAAGACGATATCTATTGCGAATCTTCAAAGGTTCTACCCGACCTATCATTGAAAGAAAATATTCCTATATCGATCTCAGCGTTCCTCCCGGAATTTCAAAAATGAAAAAGCACACGCTAATACTAGATTGGTATAGAAAAGAACTTAAACAGATTTCTGAACCGATTTTCAATCACTGGGTAAATAAATTGAATTTGAATAACGTGGAATTTTCAATCCGCATTATGAAAACGAGATGGGGATCATGTAATAGAGAAAAACGAAAAATTTGGCTTAATTTAGAATTAGTTAAAAAACCAAAAGAATGCATTGAATATATTATCGTACATGAGCTACTTCATTTTTTCGAAAAAAACCATTCTCCACGATTCACCGCTTTAATGAGCAAGTATTGCTCAAACTGGAAAGATTTAAGAGAAAAACTCAATCGACTCCCGATCAGCCATATTGATTGGGAATACTGA
- a CDS encoding M14 family zinc carboxypeptidase produces MAGFLRVFLLKFYFCTYLVSCSILRETIPSRPLNDGSVSILLKIDKNAREEFERVTSWEVPYTFIEKDYSYAVIHKEKLKTYGFPKEGINIAKGMPFKYYSGNYQNSLSESIFALADIRKGYKDNILNSHYLYWVHRLFPRHTQHKVIGKSSRGREIPAILLTDVAVPDENKVSVLFNCAHHSNEVISVEHCYDVIYELLAHKKKYADMFAKLKIWVVPIVNPDGSRVFWHENMSMGRKNGYPGWGQVSEKENPGVDINRNYPFFWGKTKSNRTSSMSNSVFFRGPYPGSEPETQAMMNLAEKERFVASISYHAFANCILVPYTNDGTSNPEPDFTWNLAKRIASAVESKNPNHNFGAKKNIYAVDGVDQDYYFFKYGTLAYLVESSHLNPPYSDVPKIMESLRPAWMILLEEIADGSKLYFKIKDEHGNPLAANIKYEKVVFYHGEVRTSRKEDGMFFQSFPGIRGINLKVEKEGYETVNWQGTTWKSWKAVEIVLKKKTPAQ; encoded by the coding sequence GTGGCGGGCTTTCTTCGCGTCTTTCTACTCAAATTTTATTTTTGTACCTATTTAGTTTCCTGTTCCATTTTAAGGGAAACTATTCCTTCTCGACCATTAAACGACGGCTCCGTCTCGATTCTTTTGAAAATAGATAAAAACGCCAGGGAAGAATTCGAAAGAGTAACTTCTTGGGAAGTTCCTTATACGTTTATAGAGAAAGATTATAGTTATGCAGTGATCCATAAGGAAAAATTAAAAACATACGGTTTTCCTAAAGAAGGGATCAATATCGCAAAGGGTATGCCTTTCAAATATTATTCCGGAAATTACCAGAATTCCCTATCAGAATCCATTTTTGCATTAGCAGATATCAGGAAAGGTTATAAGGATAATATATTAAATTCTCATTATCTATATTGGGTACATCGACTTTTTCCGAGACATACGCAGCACAAGGTAATCGGAAAATCAAGTAGGGGTAGGGAGATTCCTGCAATTCTGCTCACTGACGTTGCCGTGCCGGATGAAAATAAAGTATCCGTCTTATTTAATTGTGCTCATCATTCAAACGAAGTAATTTCCGTGGAACATTGTTATGATGTGATCTATGAACTTTTGGCTCATAAGAAGAAGTATGCGGATATGTTTGCAAAACTCAAGATCTGGGTGGTTCCAATCGTAAATCCGGACGGCTCCAGAGTTTTCTGGCATGAGAATATGTCGATGGGAAGAAAGAACGGATATCCCGGTTGGGGACAAGTCTCCGAAAAGGAAAATCCAGGAGTAGATATCAATCGGAATTATCCATTCTTCTGGGGAAAAACAAAATCGAACCGAACTTCTTCCATGTCGAATAGCGTATTTTTCAGAGGACCGTATCCCGGTTCCGAGCCTGAGACACAAGCGATGATGAATTTAGCCGAAAAGGAAAGGTTTGTAGCTTCTATCAGTTATCATGCTTTTGCGAATTGTATCTTAGTTCCTTATACCAATGATGGAACCTCTAATCCGGAACCGGACTTTACTTGGAATTTAGCGAAGAGGATCGCTTCCGCCGTAGAAAGTAAAAACCCAAACCATAATTTCGGCGCTAAAAAAAATATCTACGCAGTGGACGGGGTGGATCAAGATTACTATTTCTTTAAGTACGGGACTCTCGCATACTTAGTTGAATCTTCTCACTTGAATCCTCCATATTCGGACGTACCGAAAATTATGGAATCTTTGAGACCGGCATGGATGATCCTTTTGGAAGAAATTGCCGATGGAAGTAAACTTTACTTCAAGATCAAAGACGAACACGGAAATCCTTTAGCGGCAAATATCAAATATGAAAAGGTCGTTTTTTATCATGGGGAAGTTAGGACTTCTCGAAAAGAAGATGGAATGTTTTTCCAATCCTTTCCCGGAATTAGAGGTATTAATTTGAAAGTGGAAAAGGAAGGATATGAGACAGTCAACTGGCAGGGCACCACTTGGAAATCTTGGAAGGCAGTGGAAATCGTTCTAAAGAAGAAAACCCCGGCACAATAA
- a CDS encoding DUF2147 domain-containing protein codes for MKKSLGLFVVLAAFLVGESVIAEPLPVIGRWKTVDDIDGSEKSVVEIFEENGKIFGKIVSLKDPLNKAGKPHVCKKCEGEDKDKPVIGLVFLKGLTKGEDEYVGGTIMDPESGRVYRCKIEAIENGAKLKVRGFIGISLLGRTQIWLKK; via the coding sequence ATGAAAAAATCACTCGGTTTGTTTGTCGTTTTGGCGGCGTTTTTAGTCGGTGAGTCTGTAATTGCCGAACCTCTTCCGGTTATTGGAAGATGGAAGACCGTAGACGATATTGACGGGTCGGAAAAGTCTGTAGTGGAAATTTTCGAAGAAAACGGGAAAATTTTCGGTAAGATTGTCAGCTTAAAAGATCCTCTTAACAAAGCCGGTAAGCCTCATGTTTGTAAAAAATGCGAGGGAGAAGATAAAGATAAACCAGTGATCGGTTTAGTTTTCCTGAAAGGATTAACAAAAGGCGAGGATGAATATGTGGGTGGAACCATCATGGATCCTGAGTCAGGCAGGGTGTATCGATGCAAAATCGAGGCAATAGAGAATGGAGCTAAGCTGAAAGTCAGGGGTTTTATCGGGATTTCTCTGTTAGGTAGGACCCAAATCTGGCTGAAAAAGTAG
- a CDS encoding TRAP transporter large permease produces the protein MVGVGLLALIVVLILLGQPLFVIMGLVTSYCIYFLGEGSFIGIVEDMYYAADKEVLLAIPLFILAGNLMTHGSIARRLIDLSKALTAPIPAGLAIAGVFACGIFAAISGSSPVTLIAIGGIVYPALVKAGYSKSFSMGLLSSGGTLGIIIPPSIPMIIYAIMVGVSVTDLFLAGVGPGLLLMLLLVFYSLVRGWKTPTSKWDAKEIGRTFKAGILALFMPVVILGGIYSGLFTATESAAIAVLYAIIVEAFIYREMSWSTLPSSLVESAQMLGSLFLILLFAVALNKFMTLEQIPQAMVETMSGMISDPVTFLIGVNILLLIVGCFMDVMSAILVLAPLLAPMAITYGIHPIHFGIIMIVNLEIGYLTPPVGINLFVASGIFKEPLGNVIKAVLPTLLIFLVGLAIVTFVPEISLYLLGDAANELPTGPSRFTP, from the coding sequence ATGGTAGGCGTCGGACTTCTTGCATTAATCGTTGTTCTTATCCTTCTCGGTCAGCCTTTGTTCGTTATAATGGGATTGGTGACTTCTTATTGTATCTATTTCCTCGGAGAAGGAAGTTTTATAGGTATAGTAGAGGATATGTATTATGCCGCGGATAAAGAGGTATTGCTTGCGATCCCACTTTTCATACTCGCGGGAAATTTGATGACCCATGGTTCGATCGCTCGTCGATTGATCGACTTGAGTAAGGCTTTGACAGCTCCGATCCCTGCCGGACTTGCAATTGCGGGAGTATTTGCCTGCGGTATTTTTGCCGCGATCTCGGGTTCTTCTCCTGTTACATTGATAGCGATCGGAGGAATTGTTTATCCTGCTCTCGTTAAGGCCGGGTATTCCAAAAGTTTCAGTATGGGGTTATTATCCTCCGGCGGGACCTTAGGGATCATTATTCCTCCTAGTATTCCTATGATCATTTACGCGATCATGGTTGGAGTTTCCGTGACCGATCTATTCTTAGCAGGAGTAGGGCCTGGATTACTTTTGATGCTACTATTGGTCTTTTATTCTTTAGTTAGAGGATGGAAGACTCCTACTAGCAAATGGGATGCAAAGGAGATCGGTCGTACATTCAAGGCGGGAATCTTAGCCTTATTTATGCCAGTAGTGATCCTAGGTGGAATTTACTCAGGATTGTTTACTGCGACGGAATCGGCAGCAATTGCGGTATTATACGCGATTATAGTCGAAGCTTTCATCTATAGAGAAATGTCCTGGTCGACATTACCTTCTTCTTTGGTGGAAAGTGCGCAAATGTTGGGTTCTTTATTTTTGATCCTGTTATTCGCAGTCGCCTTGAATAAGTTTATGACCCTCGAACAGATCCCTCAGGCGATGGTCGAGACGATGTCCGGAATGATTTCCGATCCTGTAACATTCCTGATCGGGGTGAATATTCTTCTTCTGATCGTAGGATGTTTTATGGATGTGATGAGCGCTATTTTGGTCTTAGCACCTTTATTAGCCCCAATGGCGATAACGTATGGAATCCATCCGATCCATTTCGGGATTATTATGATCGTGAATTTGGAGATAGGTTATTTAACTCCTCCTGTCGGTATCAACTTGTTTGTAGCCTCCGGGATTTTTAAAGAACCTTTGGGTAACGTTATTAAAGCGGTGTTGCCGACCTTGCTGATTTTTTTAGTGGGTCTTGCAATCGTCACTTTTGTACCGGAAATTTCCTTGTATCTTTTAGGAGATGCAGCAAATGAATTACCGACTGGACCTTCTAGATTTACACCTTAA
- a CDS encoding DNA-3-methyladenine glycosylase I — protein sequence MVSFDKIQKRAAKRKGGEKALQSLLPKVNPKSKLSRLSDDRVLSEMAKRIFSAGFVWKVVENKWPGFEEAFLGFDPAKLLKQPNRFWDALQLNEKIIRNAQKISSVRKNAQFVVEIAREHGSFGKFLADWPVQDQIGLLDFLSKHGSRLGGNTGQYFLRFIGRDSFILSSDVILCLRDVGLSLSSTGKSKKDLSAIQKQFNAWAEETGLSYTHLSRICAFSIGENYSVEEEMGS from the coding sequence ATGGTTTCTTTTGACAAGATCCAAAAGCGGGCAGCTAAAAGAAAAGGTGGGGAGAAGGCTTTACAATCCCTTCTTCCCAAAGTAAATCCTAAAAGCAAACTTAGTCGCCTTTCGGATGATCGGGTGCTTAGTGAAATGGCAAAGCGGATCTTCTCTGCGGGCTTTGTTTGGAAGGTTGTGGAAAATAAATGGCCAGGATTTGAAGAAGCTTTTCTCGGATTTGATCCTGCAAAATTACTCAAGCAGCCGAATCGATTTTGGGACGCCTTACAATTGAACGAAAAGATCATACGCAATGCGCAAAAGATCTCTTCTGTGAGAAAGAATGCGCAGTTTGTCGTGGAGATCGCTCGGGAACACGGTAGTTTCGGAAAATTTTTGGCGGATTGGCCCGTCCAGGATCAGATCGGACTTTTGGATTTTCTTTCCAAGCATGGATCCAGGTTGGGCGGAAATACAGGGCAATACTTCTTACGTTTTATCGGAAGGGATTCCTTTATTTTATCTTCCGATGTTATATTATGTTTACGCGATGTAGGTCTTTCGTTGTCTTCTACTGGAAAATCCAAAAAGGATCTGTCGGCAATTCAAAAGCAGTTTAATGCCTGGGCCGAGGAAACCGGTTTATCTTATACACATTTATCTCGCATTTGCGCATTTTCGATCGGCGAAAATTATTCTGTAGAAGAGGAAATGGGGTCGTAA
- a CDS encoding TRAP transporter substrate-binding protein codes for MNQLLTPILIAVTFLSAVVGSVSADPVTVKVASVAPSGTPWMDTMVSIKKKIEADSGGQVKVKLYPGGQLGGENEILAGVRKGRIQVAGITAGALANTVPELNVLELPYLFDSLAEADFILDNFLYEPVKEILAKKGFILVSWAENGYRNIGSKTKPIRVPEDLKGVKIRSQESKVHLEFWKKVGASAVPIAVPEVLPALQTGVVDSFDNTPLFTLAAEWQTTIKYFTYTQHIYQPGMVVISKSFFDTLSPDIQKILMGEGNGIAKESRAGVRALDSKLLNTLKKTGVEVYTPSASELQQWKNSAAGLDKLLVGKLGGESKRIYDLILKGKQAYKSGKK; via the coding sequence ATGAACCAGTTATTAACCCCTATTCTAATTGCGGTGACATTTCTATCTGCCGTCGTCGGCTCCGTTTCTGCGGACCCCGTTACGGTGAAGGTTGCTTCCGTAGCTCCGAGCGGAACTCCTTGGATGGACACTATGGTGAGCATCAAGAAAAAGATCGAAGCGGACTCCGGCGGTCAGGTAAAAGTAAAATTATATCCTGGCGGACAGTTAGGAGGAGAAAATGAAATTCTCGCAGGTGTACGTAAGGGAAGGATACAAGTGGCAGGTATTACCGCCGGAGCTCTTGCGAATACTGTTCCTGAACTTAACGTATTGGAATTACCTTATCTATTCGATAGTCTAGCGGAAGCGGATTTTATTTTGGACAATTTTCTATACGAACCTGTTAAGGAGATCCTAGCCAAGAAAGGATTTATACTCGTAAGTTGGGCGGAAAATGGATACAGGAATATCGGATCGAAGACCAAACCGATCAGAGTGCCGGAAGATCTGAAGGGTGTAAAAATCAGATCTCAGGAATCCAAAGTACATTTGGAGTTTTGGAAGAAGGTAGGAGCCTCTGCTGTTCCGATTGCGGTTCCGGAAGTTCTTCCCGCCTTACAAACCGGTGTGGTTGATTCCTTCGATAATACTCCTTTATTCACTCTTGCTGCAGAATGGCAGACTACTATTAAATACTTCACCTATACTCAGCATATTTACCAGCCGGGTATGGTCGTAATTTCTAAAAGTTTCTTCGATACATTAAGTCCTGACATACAAAAGATCCTCATGGGAGAAGGAAATGGGATCGCAAAAGAATCCAGAGCGGGAGTGAGAGCATTGGATTCTAAACTTCTTAATACCTTGAAAAAAACAGGTGTGGAAGTTTACACCCCAAGCGCTTCCGAGCTACAACAATGGAAAAACTCCGCTGCAGGTTTGGATAAATTGTTGGTTGGAAAGTTGGGGGGAGAATCTAAAAGGATCTACGATTTGATCTTAAAAGGTAAACAGGCCTATAAATCGGGGAAAAAATAA
- a CDS encoding TRAP transporter small permease gives MIYVLGKILTFLKYFEKVLAGLCFGGLTILMGLDVGGREIFNSGIEWAQKAAILLMIWGGFLGAALTSGEGGHLRPEIADKLWPKSAHNFQKGLEHFLIGMFCLFFLYLSYVHVSEAKNFGDIHPVIELLPLWVVKTIFPYTFMAMAFRHLIYSFIPSLRPATKNEATDALAEIQNGGKA, from the coding sequence ATGATTTACGTACTGGGAAAGATTCTTACCTTTTTGAAATATTTCGAAAAGGTATTGGCTGGGCTTTGTTTCGGAGGCCTTACAATTTTAATGGGACTCGATGTGGGAGGAAGGGAGATCTTCAATTCCGGGATCGAATGGGCCCAAAAAGCTGCAATTCTTCTTATGATCTGGGGGGGATTTCTTGGAGCTGCTCTTACTTCCGGAGAAGGAGGACATTTGCGTCCTGAGATTGCCGATAAACTTTGGCCAAAGTCAGCGCATAATTTTCAAAAGGGTTTAGAACATTTTTTGATCGGAATGTTCTGTTTGTTTTTTCTGTATCTGTCTTACGTTCACGTTTCCGAGGCTAAAAATTTCGGAGATATCCATCCGGTAATCGAACTTCTACCTCTTTGGGTGGTAAAAACGATTTTTCCGTATACTTTTATGGCGATGGCATTTCGCCATTTGATTTACTCGTTTATCCCAAGTCTCAGGCCTGCAACTAAGAACGAGGCAACTGATGCGTTAGCTGAAATTCAAAACGGAGGAAAGGCTTAA
- a CDS encoding carboxymuconolactone decarboxylase family protein: protein MNARFNYAKVYPQVFERMIEMENFAKSSGIEIKLYELIKIRASQINGCAFCINMHTVDARKLGEEERRIYLLNAWREAPYYTEKERAALELTEFVTKISEHGVPDDLYTRVRAHFEEKEFIALIVVINTINSWNRIAISTGMTAPN, encoded by the coding sequence ATGAACGCAAGATTCAATTATGCCAAAGTATATCCCCAAGTTTTCGAAAGAATGATAGAGATGGAAAACTTTGCTAAGAGCTCAGGGATCGAAATCAAACTTTATGAGCTGATCAAGATCAGAGCTTCTCAGATCAATGGTTGCGCTTTTTGTATCAACATGCACACCGTTGATGCCAGAAAGTTAGGAGAAGAAGAAAGAAGGATCTATCTTTTGAACGCTTGGAGAGAGGCGCCTTATTATACGGAAAAAGAAAGGGCTGCTTTAGAATTAACGGAATTTGTGACTAAAATTTCGGAACATGGGGTTCCGGATGACCTGTATACGAGAGTTCGAGCCCATTTTGAGGAAAAGGAATTTATCGCTTTGATCGTCGTAATCAATACGATCAATTCCTGGAATCGGATTGCGATCTCCACCGGGATGACGGCTCCGAATTGA
- a CDS encoding DMT family transporter, which produces MNRYKNEAALIFCTLIWGGTFSATKLSLASISSCLFIGIRFAIATFVFIIYILLKNRKDPVSYPTWKANKSLYFLAFLLGFWMFLGFAFETVGLKYTTATKSGFLTGTLVVITPILQTLFLKRLPSSGNLLGVIVVMLGLFFLSAESTGEDHKFIISYHLGDILTLGGAFFFSLYIIYVDKASKSCPLDILLLSQTLVTSVFAFFLAFLLHWTEFEPLFIKMDSRVMPALFYNGLISSVGTTFLQTKYQQGISPTRAGLIFSLEPVFSAILAYFTLDERMDATGLIGCSFVLTGVLLAELLGREKKF; this is translated from the coding sequence ATGAACAGATATAAAAACGAGGCCGCGCTGATCTTTTGCACCTTGATTTGGGGCGGGACATTCTCCGCTACAAAACTGAGTTTGGCCTCTATTTCTTCCTGTTTATTTATCGGTATCCGATTTGCGATCGCAACGTTCGTTTTTATTATTTATATTCTTCTGAAGAACCGAAAGGATCCCGTATCTTATCCGACTTGGAAGGCAAACAAATCTCTTTACTTCTTGGCCTTTTTATTGGGCTTTTGGATGTTTCTTGGATTCGCATTCGAGACAGTCGGCTTAAAATACACAACCGCTACTAAGTCCGGGTTTTTGACAGGGACCTTGGTGGTTATCACTCCTATTTTGCAGACTTTGTTTTTGAAACGTTTGCCAAGTTCCGGAAACTTACTGGGCGTGATCGTGGTAATGTTGGGACTATTCTTTCTTTCCGCAGAATCAACGGGAGAAGATCATAAATTTATAATATCTTATCACCTGGGCGATATACTTACTTTGGGTGGCGCGTTTTTCTTTTCTTTATATATTATTTATGTGGATAAGGCGAGTAAGTCCTGCCCTTTGGATATTCTCCTTTTGTCTCAAACATTAGTGACCAGTGTATTCGCTTTTTTTCTAGCATTTCTCTTACATTGGACGGAATTCGAACCATTGTTTATCAAAATGGATTCCAGAGTTATGCCTGCCTTATTCTATAACGGTTTGATCTCTTCTGTGGGAACTACATTCTTGCAGACAAAATACCAGCAAGGGATCTCTCCGACGAGAGCGGGATTGATCTTTTCTTTGGAGCCTGTATTCTCCGCAATTCTTGCCTATTTTACTTTGGATGAACGGATGGACGCAACCGGTTTGATCGGATGCAGTTTCGTGCTCACAGGTGTGTTATTAGCCGAACTTTTGGGTAGAGAAAAAAAATTTTAG
- a CDS encoding TRAP transporter TatT component family protein: protein MYTIRVLIGAIAIFSTVLSVGCATTRTAAWDNQYSAREIKPTKIPADLEKLWKSRHVKEDLQKFIEKTEAWASENPSNYESKVLLCRAYYLLADGHLYVEMNDENEAAIKKQQNEYFDKGIKWCERGLAHNQAFYEKVIKGGAKFEDSLDTITLADIDALYWRYANLAKWSRLEGLMTLLENKSKLTKTMLRVEQLNKTYFYGAVLRYKAGAEALSPTGNKKLADQYFEECIKVAPDYFGTRVLYADFRLRGNEEAAIKQLNYVIKGNAKAIPDVESENIIEQLKAKKLIKEFE from the coding sequence ATGTACACAATTAGAGTCCTAATAGGTGCGATTGCGATATTTAGTACAGTACTGTCGGTGGGATGTGCAACCACTAGAACGGCTGCTTGGGATAACCAATACTCAGCTAGGGAGATCAAACCAACCAAGATCCCCGCTGATTTGGAAAAACTGTGGAAGAGCAGACACGTAAAGGAAGATTTACAAAAGTTCATCGAGAAAACTGAAGCTTGGGCTTCCGAAAATCCGAGCAACTACGAATCCAAAGTCCTTTTATGTAGAGCTTACTATCTTTTGGCTGACGGTCATCTTTACGTTGAAATGAACGATGAGAATGAAGCAGCGATCAAAAAGCAGCAAAACGAATATTTCGATAAAGGTATCAAGTGGTGTGAGCGCGGTTTGGCCCATAACCAAGCATTTTACGAAAAAGTAATAAAGGGTGGAGCAAAGTTCGAGGATTCGTTGGACACTATCACTTTGGCGGACATAGACGCGTTGTATTGGCGTTATGCTAATCTTGCTAAATGGTCCAGGCTGGAAGGTTTGATGACATTGTTGGAAAACAAATCCAAACTTACCAAGACCATGTTACGAGTAGAACAACTGAATAAAACCTACTTTTACGGAGCTGTCCTTCGATATAAAGCCGGCGCGGAGGCGTTAAGCCCGACCGGAAATAAAAAATTGGCGGATCAATACTTCGAAGAATGTATTAAGGTCGCTCCCGATTATTTCGGTACTCGGGTTCTATACGCCGATTTCCGTTTGAGAGGGAACGAGGAAGCTGCCATTAAACAGCTGAACTATGTGATCAAAGGAAACGCGAAAGCGATCCCGGATGTGGAATCCGAAAATATCATCGAACAATTAAAAGCTAAAAAGCTGATTAAAGAGTTCGAATAG
- a CDS encoding DUF2147 domain-containing protein: protein MKKTIIGTLTLLIFFSVGELFADPAPVVGSWRTVSEEGKEESIVEIYEQGGKIFGKIAKLTDPLDKNGKPHTCTECDGTDKDKPVLGLVIIRGLAPDGDKWSGGKILDPNNGTWYKCFLKAVDGGKKLEVRGYVGFSLLGRTQVWLKK from the coding sequence ATGAAGAAGACGATTATAGGTACGCTCACTCTCCTTATTTTTTTCTCCGTAGGGGAATTGTTTGCCGATCCGGCACCGGTGGTTGGTAGTTGGAGAACCGTTAGCGAGGAAGGAAAAGAAGAGTCGATCGTAGAGATCTACGAGCAGGGTGGTAAAATTTTCGGTAAGATCGCAAAGTTAACCGATCCACTTGATAAAAACGGAAAACCTCATACTTGTACAGAATGTGACGGAACGGACAAAGACAAACCTGTTTTAGGACTGGTAATCATTCGTGGTTTAGCTCCCGATGGAGACAAATGGTCCGGTGGTAAAATTTTAGATCCTAACAACGGGACTTGGTACAAATGCTTTTTAAAAGCGGTAGACGGTGGGAAAAAATTGGAAGTCCGCGGTTACGTTGGGTTTTCATTATTAGGAAGAACCCAAGTCTGGCTTAAAAAGTAG